A section of the Candidatus Paceibacterota bacterium genome encodes:
- a CDS encoding GNAT family N-acetyltransferase: MNIDTLKISPLTPADVPEIQDLLYRSWLATYPNKGAGITEDDINDWFSGKNSKEGIARTIKSVENKHENFNALVAKIDNKAVGFCAMGKHLDYNRLAMLYILPGYFGQGIGRSMWAAIQYYADSSKPTILEVVLYNVRAIKFYESLGFVDTGKRITDQKNRMKSGAIPPEMVMRREPTMVL, encoded by the coding sequence ATGAATATCGATACTCTCAAAATCTCACCTCTTACTCCCGCTGATGTTCCTGAGATTCAGGACCTTCTTTATCGTTCTTGGCTCGCTACGTATCCCAACAAAGGTGCTGGTATAACGGAGGATGATATTAATGATTGGTTCAGTGGTAAAAATTCTAAGGAAGGCATTGCAAGGACAATAAAGAGTGTTGAAAATAAGCATGAAAATTTTAATGCATTGGTTGCAAAAATAGATAATAAGGCTGTTGGATTTTGTGCAATGGGGAAGCACCTCGATTACAATCGGCTTGCAATGCTCTACATTCTTCCGGGATATTTTGGTCAAGGAATTGGTCGGTCTATGTGGGCTGCCATACAATATTATGCAGATTCTTCTAAACCGACAATTCTTGAAGTTGTTCTATATAATGTAAGAGCAATAAAGTTTTACGAAAGTCTTGGTTTCGTTGATACAGGCAAGAGGATTACTGACCAGAAAAATAGAATGAAAAGCGGTGCCATTCCTCCTGAAATGGTCATGCGACGCGAACCCACCATGGTACTCTAA